CGGGGCCATTCAGGTGTCCCGCAAGCTGGAGCAGCTGGGGGCGGACTATCTGGCGGTGTCCAGCTTGGACGAGGCGAAAGAACTCCGCCGGGCCGGCATTCAGGCGCCCATTCTGATCCTGGGCCACACGCCCCCGGCCATGGTGCCCCAGCTGATCGAGTACGGCATCACCCAGGCGGTGTCCGCCCTGGCCAAGGCGGAGGCGTACAGCGCCGCAGCCGTGGAGAGCGGCGGCACACTGAAGGTCCACATCAAGGTGGACACCGGCATGTCCCGGCTGGGTTTCCTGGTGCGGGAGGGGCACTTTGACACAGGCGTGGAATCCATCGCCGCCGCCTGCGCCCTGCCGGGACTGGAGGCGGAAGGCATCTTCACCCACTTCGCCGTCTCCGACGAGGACGACAGAGACAGTGAGGCCTATACGAGAGCGCAGTTCGACGTGTTCACCCGTGTGCTGGATGCATTGGCTGCAGGGGGCAGAACCTTTGCCATCCGCCACTGCGCCAACAGCGGCGCTCTGGCCCGCTATCCGGAGATGTATCTCGACATGGTGCGGCCGGGCATCGCCCTGTACGGCGTGGGCGCCGATGCGCAGCGGCTGGACCTGCGGCCGGTGATGAGCCTGAAGTCCAGCGTCTCCACCATCAAGACCTTTGACCCGGGCACGGACGTCAGCTACGGTCGGACGTTCCGCACCCAGGGAAGGACCCGGATCGGGGTGTTGCCCATCGGCTATGCGGACGGTTTCTTCCGGGGCCTCTCCAACCGGATGTCGGTGGTGACAGCCCAGGGCCCAGCCCCTCAGCGGGGCCGGATCTGTATGGACATGTCCATGATCGATCTGACAGACCTGCCCGACGTCAAGGTCGGGGACGAGGTGGAGATCTTCGGCCGCCGCCAGCGGGTGGATGACCTGGCGGCCATTCTGAACACCATCCCCTATGAGCTGACCTGCGCGGTGAGCAAGCGGGTGCCGCGGGTGTATATCGAAGGCGGTAAAATCGTGGAGCGGAGCCTGCGGCTGCTGTGAGCGCAGGGAAGCGAGCCGCCGCAGCGCGGCGTCCAAGCGTTTTGCCGCGTGCGGCAAAACCTTGGGGAGAGCGGGCTTTGCCTGGCCGACCAAAATGAGATCGGGGTCCCCGCCGCGCAACGCGCGGTGGGGCCTGACCTGTGCGGTGAGCAAGCGGGTGCCGCGGGTATATATCGAAGGCGGTAAAATCGTGGAGCGGAGCCTGCGGCTGCTGTGAGCGCAGGGAAGCGCGGACACAAATCCATACACACACGCCTTGTTCCGGGCATAGGATAGTGCGGGGCGAGGACGCCGGAATTTTGCGGCATTGGCAAAGTATAAATTCCGTACCTGCGTGGGAGAATGAAAGTGGCCTCACCGAAGGGCCTTCGGTGATGGGTACTTCTTTCGGCGGAGTGTGAACTTTGTGGATACGAGTGTCAAGCGCGGCGATATTTACTATGCCGATCTCTCCCCGGTGGTGGGCAGTGAGCAGGGTGGTGTCCGGCCGGTTCTGATCATTCAGAACGACACCGGCAACCGGTACAGTCCCACTGTGATCGCGGCGGCCATCACTTCCCAGACCGGGAAGGCCAAGCTGCCGACACATATCGACCTTCCCGTGGACCACAGCTGCGGCCTGAGCCGGGATTCGGTGGTCCTGCTGGAGCAGGTGCGCACCCTGGACAAAAAGCGCCTGCGGGAAAAGATGGGCCATGTGGAGGAGAATGTGATGGAGAAGGTCGATCTGGCCATCGCGGTCAGCTTCGGACTGCCCCACGACCAGATGGTTTGAGAGATCCGTTTCTTCGGCAATACACAGGCCGGGCGCTGCGGCGGAAGCCGTCTCCTGGCCGCCCGGAAATGCGTGGTTTGATCGAAGGGTCCTCCTGAAAAGGGCGTTCCGCCCTTTTCAGGGGTACCGATTTTTCAGATCCGACAATCAATACGGAGGTACATAAGCGCATGAAAAAGAACAGATGGTATCTGCGGCTGCTGGCATTGCTGGTGCTCTGCGGCGCCTTGAACGTGACGATTACCGCGGCGGCGGAGGCCGGATCCTCCGACGACCCGCTGGTGACCCTGAGCTACCTGAACGAGACGTTCATGGACTCCATCATGGAGCGGGTGGACCAGAAGATCGCCGCCCGGAATGCCCAGTTGGGCATTTCGGCAGGCAGCGGAGCCGGTGCCGCGTCCAACTTCACTGTGGTGACCCTCACCAGCGGACAAGTCCTCACTGGGGACATCGGCTGTGAGGTAATGCTGCGAGTGGGAACGGCTGTGTGCGTTTCTCCCTCCAGCCC
This DNA window, taken from Dysosmobacter welbionis, encodes the following:
- a CDS encoding type II toxin-antitoxin system PemK/MazF family toxin, with protein sequence MDTSVKRGDIYYADLSPVVGSEQGGVRPVLIIQNDTGNRYSPTVIAAAITSQTGKAKLPTHIDLPVDHSCGLSRDSVVLLEQVRTLDKKRLREKMGHVEENVMEKVDLAIAVSFGLPHDQMV
- the alr gene encoding alanine racemase; this translates as MEEPILRRTWAEIDLDALAHNYQQARRKIGPNVKYLGVVKADAYGHGAIQVSRKLEQLGADYLAVSSLDEAKELRRAGIQAPILILGHTPPAMVPQLIEYGITQAVSALAKAEAYSAAAVESGGTLKVHIKVDTGMSRLGFLVREGHFDTGVESIAAACALPGLEAEGIFTHFAVSDEDDRDSEAYTRAQFDVFTRVLDALAAGGRTFAIRHCANSGALARYPEMYLDMVRPGIALYGVGADAQRLDLRPVMSLKSSVSTIKTFDPGTDVSYGRTFRTQGRTRIGVLPIGYADGFFRGLSNRMSVVTAQGPAPQRGRICMDMSMIDLTDLPDVKVGDEVEIFGRRQRVDDLAAILNTIPYELTCAVSKRVPRVYIEGGKIVERSLRLL